The following are encoded together in the Narcine bancroftii isolate sNarBan1 chromosome 10, sNarBan1.hap1, whole genome shotgun sequence genome:
- the LOC138745016 gene encoding fap1 adhesin encodes MGGRLGRKKRGYNVSEPKESRAAAESAENLEVRQNVPENQAASKEQVKTTDLPKQPECPVKADERPGEKQTALVAAGVKTAELNAAVATGSTSAELDGSKMQENAVSDGLVEATKQLPDQAEEPLLRVAVQSTALPETNSAAEGPDAPVPSENGPQCKEIPDCSSNGAAEVSDVLGPSKNEPQSEETPDCSSNGAAEVSDALGPSKNEPQSEETPDCVSNGEMGESVTEITDCCSTEKPSLDDQAVTNAEVNSCDNLAVEADPGKVLKGISEEISHNSMALPVSPEPLLQCDPKIETSIQELQSESPVKCELEDVEASKLAAIVEETPIDVVLKHEVATCADLGKGATEPSTRDAQGEAVGEPLHSTKITSDSEEQPDYAQHNSHGYGASVLEDRSQSLKGSGNAPVDTSQVVSCSVTDTVQADPVVESAPVNASPSLEKVTETNCEQTVEPISCQESIEEISLLKTNSELIPDIKITVYGEGLQEEEMKSGAALAFASSPDKLESVALVAGADPQPPNEILPENRSTLQSAELELETLISSDQEMVQLETSGCPTPESGSSACVEKVSNEDSGSTKNFASFVVDGKSAISKSEDDNPPKVSVTNGTMDGELKNQSKVETIGQSVTAEVEENVQANGLGPIGSKTTEQVIENRPPEESCLKLENQTPNSGPLDVNVE; translated from the coding sequence ATGGGTGGCAGGCTTGGCAGGAAGAAGAGAGGCTATAATGTGAGTGAACCAAAGGAGAGCAGAGCTGCAGCAGAATCGGCTGAAAATCTCGAAGTGAGACAAAATGTGCCTGAGAACCAAGCTGCTTCAAAGGAGCAAGTCAAGACCACTGACCTGCCAAAGCAGCCTGAATGTCCTGTCAAGGCAGATGAACGACCTGGAGAGAAACAAACTGCTTTGGTGGCAGCAGGTGTGAAAACTGCAGAATTAAATGCTGCTGTGGCCACAGGGAGTACATCTGCTGAACTTGATGGTTCAAAAATGCAGGAGAATGCAGTCTCTGATGGACTGGTAGAAGCAACAAAGCAATTGCCTGACCAGGCAGAGGAACCTCTATTAAGAGTGGCTGTGCAATCCACTGCTCTCCCAGAGACTAACTCAGCTGCTGAAGGTCCAGATGCTCCTGTGCCAAGTGAAAATGGACCCCAATGCAAGGAAATTCCAGATTGTAGCTCTAATGGGGCAGCTGAAGTTTCAGATGTCCTGGGGCCAAGTAAAAATGAACCCCAAAGTGAGGAAACTCCAGATTGCAGCTCTAATGGGGCAGCTGAAGTTTCAGATGCCCTGGGGCCAAGTAAAAATGAACCCCAAAGTGAGGAAACTCCAGATTGTGTCTCCAATGGGGAAATGGGAGAAAGTGTGACTGAAATCACTGACTGCTGTTCAACAGAGAAACCGTCGCTGGATGATCAGGctgtaacaaatgcagaagtaAACTCCTGTGACAACCTCGCTGTTGAAGCAGATCCTGGTAAGGTTCTTAAAGGAATTTCTGAAGAGATATCCCATAATTCAATGGCTTTGCCTGTCAGCCCTGAGCCACTTCTCCAATGTGATCCAAAAATAGAAACATCCATCCAGGAGCTACAGTCTGAATCTCCAGTTAAATGTGAACTTGAGGATGTTGAGGCATCAAAATTGGCAGCAATTGTTGAAGAGACTCCTATTGACGTTGTGTTGAAGCACGAAGTGGCCACGTGTGCAGATCTGGGGAAAGGTGCAACTGAACCAAGCACTCGAGATGCTCAAGGAGAAGCTGTTGGTGAACCTCTTCATTCCACCAAAATAACATCTGATTCTGAGGAGCAACCTGATTATGCGCAGCACAATTCTCATGGTTACGGTGCTTCTGTACTTGAAGATCGCAGCCAATCATTGAAAGGATCTGGAAATGCACCTGTAGACACATCACAGGTGGTCTCTTGCAGTGTGACTGATACAGTCCAAGCCGATCCAGTGGTGGAGTCTGCTCCAGTGAATGCTTCTCCAAGCCTAGAAAAAGTGACTGAAACCAACTGTGAACAAACAGTGGAACCGATTAGCTGCCAAGAGAGCATAGAAGAAATATCATTGCTCAAGACTAATTCTGAACTAATACCAGATATTAAAATTACTGTGTATGGTGAAGGTTTGCAAGAGGAAGAAATGAAGAGTGGTGCAGCGCTAGCCTTTGCATCATCTCCAGATAAATTGGAGAGTGTagccctggtcgctggtgctgatCCACAGCCGCCAAATGAAATACTCCCAGAGAATCGATCAACTTTGCAATCAGCTGAGTTAGAACTAGAAACTCTTATTTCTTCAGATCAAGAAATGGTACAACTAGAAACTTCTGGGTGTCCTACACCTGAATCTGGAAGTTCAGCATGTGTTGAAAAGGTTTCAAATGAAGATAGTGGTTCCACAAAGAACTTTGCATCTTTTGTAGTTGATGGAAAATCTGCCATCAGCAAATCTGAAGATGATAACCCTCCAAAAGTTTCAGTGACAAATGGGACTATGGATGGTGAGCTGAAGAACCAGAGCAAAGTAGAAACAATTGGCCAAAGTGTTACTGCAGAAGTTGAAGAAAATGTACAAGCTAATGGCTTGGGCCCAATAGGAAGTAAAACCACTGAACAAGTGATTGAAAATCGTCCTCCAGAGGAATCCTGTCTCAAACTGGAAAACCAAACTCCCAATTCAGGACCCCTGGATGTGAATGTTGAATGA